The Maylandia zebra isolate NMK-2024a linkage group LG14, Mzebra_GT3a, whole genome shotgun sequence genome includes the window cgtacgccctgcccgtgatcaggtaccctgctggggtaataggctggccaaaggaggagatagaagccactgacataaagacaagaaagctccttaccatgcatggagagtttcaccccaagtccagcaccctgaggctgtacgctaagcggaaggaagggggccggggactggtgagtgtcagcaccacagtccaggatgagacaacgaacatccaagaatacattgggaagatggccccaactgaccgagtgctcagtgaatacctcaggcagcaaaaacccaagaaagaggagggagacgaggaaccatcatggaaggacaggcccctgcacggtatgtaccaccggcagatagaggaggtggctgatatccagaaatcctaccagtggctggacaaagctggactgaaagacagcacagaggcactaatcatggcagcacaagaataagctctgagtacaagatccatagaggctggggtctatcacaccaggcaagaccccaggtgcaggctgtgtaaagatgccccagagacaatccagcacataacagcagggtgcaagatgctagcaggcaaggcatacatggaacgccataaccaagtggccggcatagtgtacaggaacatctgtgccgagtataacctggaagtcccgaggtcaaaatgggagatgcccccaagggtggtggagaatgaccgagctaagatcctgtgggacttccagatacagacggacaaaatggtggtggctaaccaaccggacatagtggtggtagacaaacagaagaagacggccgtagtgatcgatgtagcggttccgaatgacagcaatatcaggaagaaggaacacgagaagctggagaaataccaagggctcagagaagagctcgagaggatgtggagggtgaaggtaacggtggtccccgtggtaatcggagcactaggtgcggtgactcccaagctaggcgagtggctccagcagatcccgggaataacatcggagatctctgtccagaagagcgcagtcctgggaacagctaagatactgcgcaggaccctcaagctcccaggcctctggtagaggacccgagcttgaaggataaaccgcccgcaggggtgtgctgggtgtgtgtgtgtgtgtgtgtgtgtgtatatatatatatatatatatatatacacacacacacacacacacacacacacacacacacatatatatatatatatacatatatatatatatatatacatatatatatatatatatatatatatatacatatatatatatatatatacatatacatatatatatatatacatatacatatatatatatatacatatatatatatatatatatatatatatatatatatatatatatatatatatatatatatatatatatatatatatatacacgtatatatgtatatatatatatatatatatatatatatatatatatatatatatgtgtatatatatatatatatatatatatatatatatatatatatatatatatatatatatatatatatatatatatatatatatatatatatacatatatatatatcactgactttcagcttgttgtgtttgtggatatatgactgactttaattattacaCATTGGCACATAAATGagtgacgtcatattcagtacttttgacagttcactcttcggccactccatcttattagggaaatgccacatacataaatgtaaatttcaaaactcaaccccatcatttaatttgtttttgattgaaattgaatattacttaaactctcttaaattaacttccGATATaaaaggtttatcattgattgaaattcattcagaaatgttcaacgaatgagctgtcacaactttcaagtacaaagttgttatgaagtctgtcacattcccccctttttttttcttttttatcctttatttatttcattgtactgtatattgttactcttatttgccttgtatgtctactgtacaaactgaactggaatgactgactgttcgctttataatttcaataaagtttgggaaaaaaacaaaaaaaaaaacctctttggCCGCTCCCgtctgccgtattttgcggcaaaataatccacacccaccgccgcgctctgaattgtgggatatatgggaccacaaagcgtgcaccggaccacgcttgatatttggggaaatcgacggcggatttggagtatgcatttcatttcaattcaattcaattttatttatatagcgccaaatcacaacataagtcgcctcaaggcgcttcatagatacagagaaaaacccaacaatcatatgaccccctatgagcaagcactttggcaacagtgggaaggaaaaactcccttttaacaggaagaaacctccggcagaaccaggctcagggaggggcggggccatctgctgcgaccggttggggggggggagcaTTTGAAGcacacttcgaattgggacagccgtcgtcgtgtggcggtgacgtaaccgcacttgaaatgcgtacttcaagcgtgcagaccctgaaatGGGACACAGCCTCAGTGTCGAGGAGTAGCTCCTCCCCCCGTCTTTAATGAGGGGACCAGCTGACCTTTGGAGCAAGCTCAGCATAGGTGAGGTTCGGCTTCACGTTCATGCACTGCTGCTGAGCACCATGCTTTGTTTTTACCCCGACTTTGCCAAGCACACTCTGGCAGACTCACGGACACCTGTACAGGTAAGGAGGCCTTAACCGGGTCTTCCTGCCTGAAGAGCTCAGGAAAGCTAACTCCACCTAATCACTGAGATCCTTTTAAAGTCATTCTAGTTTTTTTATAAAGCAGActtttattattagttttacattttcagtCTCTTACAAGGATTTTAATTCTGTCTGTTAACATGTCTGTCTGATAACCTTTGTGTCTGTCAGCTCAGAGGTCCTCtccctgtgacctctgacctttgtgttGGGAGATCACACCTAAGTGAACACGGCTTTGTGCAGACTCAGCTGGAGCTGTGACCCACCTGTGTGTGAGGCAGTGGGAGACAGACTGGACGGATGAGTTGGTTAAACTCCACCCGCTCACTCAGCCTCAGCAGGGCGATGTCGTTGTTGTAGTTGTTGGGTTGGAAGTCCGGGTGGAGGAAGATCCGGTCTACGGAGAGGTTGGTGGCCCGACGTTTGTCTCTGGCATCAtggagaccaaggaagacctgAAGGACAGAACAAGCAGGTCACTTACAGCCGATAAGCATCCGTCCCACGGTTTGGCAGAGACACAAAGCTGATCACAGATACAGGAGAGAACTTCAGAAACCTTGACGTGGTCAGCGGCCACGGGAACGACACTGGTGTCCCTCCTCAGGGACCGCAGGATGTGGGCAGCTGTGAGGACCCAGGACTCCGACAGCAGGGCCCCAGAGCCGAACCAGCGATCCTCTGGGACCCTGGACAGGTCCTCCACACTGAGCAGGACCTGCCAGGGGAAGAAGCCAGGCTCAGCGCTACGACCGCCCACAATCCGCTTCACCTGAGGGGGGAGAGGGCGGGATGGCTGGCCGCAGGCTGGACACGCAGAGACATCAGGCAGACAGGTTatcagacagacagatgaacaGGCAGACAGGTTAACAGGCAGACAGGtgaacagacagacaggtgaacaGGCAGACAGGTGAACAGGCAGACAGGTTATCAGGCAGACAGGTGAACAGGCAGACAGGTGAACAGGCAGACAGGTtatcagacagacaggtgaacaGGCAGACAGGTGAACAGGCAGACAGGtgaacagacagacaggtgaacaGGTAGACAGGTGAAAAGAAAGACAGGTTATCAGACAGACAGGTtatcagacagacaggtgaacaGGCAGACAGGtgaacagacagacaggtgaacaGACAGACAGGTTATCAGGCAGACAGGTGAACAGGCAGACAGGTTATCAGGCAGACAGGTGAACAGGCAGACAGGTtatcagacagacaggtgaacaGGCAGACAGGtgaacagacagacaggtgaaaaGAAAGACAGGTtatcagacagacaggtgaacaGGCAGACAGGTGAACAGGCAGACAGGTGAACAGACAGACAGGTTATCAGACAGACAGGttaacagacagacaggtgaacaGGCAGACAGGTGAACAGGCAGACAGGTGAACAGACAGACAGGTTATCAGACAGACAGGTTATCAGACAGACAGGttaacagacagacaggtgaacaGGCAGACAGGtgaacagacagacaggtgaaaaGAAAGACAGGTtatcagacagacaggtgaacaGGCAGACAGGTGAACAGACAGACAGGTTATCAGACAGACAGGttaacagacagacaggtgaacaGGCAGACAGGTGAACAGGCAGACAGGtgaacagacagacaggtgaacaGAAAGACAGGTtatcagacagacaggtgaacaGGCAGACAGGtgaacagacagacaggtgaacaGGCAGACAGGTGAAAAGAAAGACAGGTGAACAGACAGACAGGTTATCAGACAGACAGGTtatcagacagacaggtgaacaGGCAGACAGGTGAACAGGCAGACGGGTTAACAGACAGACGGGTTATCAGAAAGACAGGTGAACAGGCAGACAGGTGAATAGACAGACGGGTTAACAGACAGACGGGTTAACAGACAGACGGGttaacagacagacaggtgaacaGGCAGACGGGCAGGTACTTGGCAGACAGGTGGGTACTGTGCTCCTTCCTTCTGAATCAACCCAGTCTCCACTCAGACCACACCTGTATGAAGCTACAAACAGTAACCGGAGTGTGAGGAGGCCTCTGGTTATCAATAGCAGGTCCAGTTTTTATcaacatgtttaaaaacagaTGAGGAGCAAATTGCCCAAAGATgagaacaaaataataaaaatgaataaaaacatttccttACTACAACCAGACACAGAGCTCGAGGAACAACAAGGTTCAGCCAATAATCGGATGAGCTGTCACTGCACAGCAACCACTGAAGGAAACCAAACAGGAAGACCTCTTACTGTTAAGCTGGACGCCGCCCTCCCTGCACACGTACTGAACGGTCGCACCGAACAGTGTGCTGTTGTCATGGTTACCAAACACCACGTCAGCCATGTCGACCATCTTTGGACTCCCACAATCCACCACTGTGACAGACAGGACAAAAACACCAATCAGCTTTGAGTCTGAGCAGAAAGGAGGAAGAATGAGCCAGAACCAAACTACAGCTGACCGACAGCGACAACGAATCAGAACTGACGTGTTCCAATGATCCAGACACGTGAGTGTGACGTGATTTTAATCTGAAACTCATCTCAACGTAACGTGAGACCCGACAGGCTGAAGAGTCAGCGTGTCCTGAAGGGGGCGTCACGGGAACACGCATCGAGACAAAGAACGCAAACACGTGTGACAGAAACACATCAGCGCCGCGATCCCTGAATGTGAGTCACAGACACTCGACAGAAGCTTCTGGTTTTACGCTTTATTGGAAAATACAGACACATCAACACTGTTCGCTCCTGCAGTATCTTTATCAGCCAATGAGACTGGCTTGCTCATTAAGCTAGGCTGTGATTGGTCCGGATGCTGGACAGAGAGCTTGGCTTCCTCCTGGAGTCTGCAGAGAAACGAGAGCGAGAGGAAAGTGTGTGAGCAGACCTGAACTGTCTCTCAGCACCTGCACAGACAGCTACCTGTCAGTCTCAAAACTGATCTGCAGGACGCCACGGCGGTGCCTGCCTACCACAGCACGACCGGCCTGGTCAGCCAGTCCCCCCCTCCCCGCGGTGGTAAAATAAACATGTCAGTCGTAACTCACCtgtttgcattattaggggcgtggcctctgcGACTGACATgtggatggtgacacaggtggctgtagctacTAACTTCACCTGAGCTGGACCCGTGGgccgtgtttgtgctgttggagccttttaatgacatcatgtgaccaataacatggctgctgtgaggtcactACTGTACTAACAGAGCATCAGAAAAGGCGGAGCTTCAGGTTTACTAAACGAAAGCCTAACTAGCACTACTGTGACGCTCCTGTAGAGTCTGCAGAGAGCCAGCAGGTGGCGTGTGTGCTCCAGGAAACAGGTTGCAGCAGCAGTAACCCAGACTCAAACACGGGAgacactgaaacacaaacactctggagaggtcaaaggtcgagCAGTCTTACTGTGGCACGGAGGAGGACGGTCGCTCCACGATCCATCGGCCCGGCAGTCGATCTGATAGTGATCCAGGTGACCTCCGTCCTGAGCAGAGACAGCGCAGCCAGGTTAGCAACAAGCAGCATCACTGCAGACCATGTGACCCGCACAGCTGATCTACACCTGTGGCGCATAGCTCGGACGCACGCCGCGTTCGCGCTCTGCGTGACCGATCCGTTTGACAGTTCGATCTGTCAAACGGACGCCAGTGCGCTGGCCCATTCCTTCACGTGCGCAGCACCGCTGTTTTTGAAACAAACTAAACATCATTTGGGTTGACCAAACTCAGCTGATGTGACACGCCCCCTACCTTCAGCAGGTGGTATCCAGGCTCACAGGTGAACAGGATGTGGTCTTTAAAGAAGTATTCTGATTGGAAGGGGTTCATCAGGGCGTTGGGCGGAGTATTGGGCACGGGACATTGACTTCCTGTCAGGAGACAATAAAAGCTATAACtcccagctgtgtgtctgtttgcatcACCTGGACATGGACTCACCTGTAGCCGTGTAGCCGAGCCTCCAGCCGAGGTTTTCTCCAGAGCTATCGCTGTGGAACACGATGGAGGCCACGTTGCTGTCGGTCTGAATGACTCCTGGAGATCGATCGCCACAGAACGGACCGAACACAGCACTTCCTGCTTTAATCTGACAGGAAAACAGCTGATTAACAGCTCCAACACGTCACccgagtgtgtgtctgtgtgtgtgttttcttcacCTTAATGTAGTCATAGGGACAGCTGACGTCAGGGTGATCCTCCACATCAAAGTGTGAGTCAAACTGGAGGCGGAGCCTGAAGCCATCCTCCACCTCGATGCGGTACAAGCACTCGCAGCTCTTTGGGTACGGAGCAGGGAAGTCAATGCTGCTCAGAACTCCGGAGCGTTCCCTGAACACATCGCTGCTGCACTCCACTGAacagaatagaattcaactttactGTGATTGCACACGTCACAAGTGCAAGACAacagaaatgcagtttgcatccatccagaaagtGCTTTGGCAATAATATTGATATATTACAAAATATGGATCTATTATAGGTATGTtacaatgtacacggtatgaaggcATGTTATGAATATGCTCTAAGTATGTACTGGCTGCAGTGAGTGTAcaagctatgaacaggatataaatatggttaaaatatgaaaactattTGAGATTGTAGAGATACAATTGCTACTATTAATAAACAGTTGTAGAACTATAATTATTgtattgtacagaatgattgtCTATACATCATTTACAGTAGTGCAttttagcacacacacacacacacacacacacagaagagcaGAGTCAAAAACTGAGTTTGTATATTTGCTCTCTGAGGATCTGCAGGCTTCCTGAAGGACACTCAGAGCTCTTCCCACACTGATGTTCGGCTCTCACAGGCTTGTGTGTTTCTATCCAGCTGTGCTTTAATGCACAGCTTTGTGTTTGCACTGTTGTCATGCTGATAGTCAGATGTTTCCAGATGTTCCTGAACGATCACAGTGGATTAAATACTCATTTGTATATCTGTGTTTTGTATCATATTTGTTGCATCCATGTTtgggaggggaaaaaatatgAGACATTAAAGGGGCGTGGCTAACCGGAAGCAAAGAAAAGAGGtgagactcaagacttttgcacactcAGTGTGTTGTGTTATAATGGTTCTGTAATCAGTCAGAGGTCACCGAGAGGTCGTCGCTCTGTAGCAAACCCTCAGACGTGAACACGCACAGGCAGAACTCAGACAGAGCCTGCCTCCCCCACACAGAAACACGCAAATATTTACCACCGATCAGGCGCCGCTATCAGTCACAGCGGGGTCACGgtccacagcactgatctgtCAGGACACGTGAGGACCCACACATTCCTCCCCCACCCGTGGTTCATGTGGGGCTCATATCTTTGGAAAGCAGAGCCCCGCAGCGCACGCTACTGTACTTGTGGATGAACGCGAGCAATCAGCTGTGGGTGCTGTGGATTATGACACCCGAGCCGATGTCTGCGCTCACCTCTGCAGGTGTGGTTGTCAGAGTGCAGCCGGTAACCATAGCGACAGGAGCAGTAGTATCCTCCGATGTAGTTGTGGCAGAAATGATCGCAGAGCGCGTCCTCGCCACTCCGCTCGCTGCACTCGTCTACGTCTAGAGGGGCGGGGCCAGAGGCGGGACCAGAGGAGACAGGAAACAAGCATCAGATGAGAAACGCAAACAAACTGCGCCTTTTTGTCAGGTGACCTCTGAAACTGAGTCGCActgaaacaggaagtccgcAGACTCGCTCACTGCTCGTCAGAGTTCTGCTCGGTCCCACCTTCAGACCAGCACCGAGCAGAACTCCGATGAACACCTGAAGGTCCAAACTCCGGCTCCAGAGGAGACGTCATGGCGAGAGACCGAACCCGTCTGCTCGGGCGGGCTGGGTCTGGTTCTTACCCACGGCGCTGTAGTGAGCCACGAACCCGGAGAACCGCTCCTCGTCGGAGAAGTcggaggagaagaggaggctGAGGGAGTTTCTGGGGGAAGTGAGGGCCTGCTGAGCCGGCACCGCCTCCGTGTCCGTCTGCTCCTTCCCACAGAACAACGCCAGCACCTCCCCCTCAGCCTCCACCTGCAGACAGAGAACCATAGTTTGTGACATCACTGTGgcgcgcaaacacacacacacacaccaaaaactGGCATCCTGTGTCTCACCTTGACGTAGTCGTACTCGCACAGGTAAGACGGCTCCAGGTCGAAGTGGCTGAAGTAGAGCTTGATCTGGAAGCCGTCAGGAACGCTGACGTTCCAGCGCAGCTGCATGTCCCGGGGATACGGCTCCGGGAAGTTTGGTGAGCACAGGCTGCCGTACATCCCCGACAGCGACAGCTGCTGAGCACCGAGTCCGAGCGAGAAGAGCAGCGAGATGAGGATGAGTCTGAGAGGAAGCAAAGCGACACTCGTCAGGACGTCACAGAGGTCCGGCCCCCTCCTCATCAGAGGCCTGGGACCAGGCCCGCACGCATCCTTCTGCGAACGTTACACGCACACCAGCCTGTTCCtattgcacatgctcagtgaaAGCCTGCTCCCACCCAGCACCATCAGTAAACACGccctttttctttgaaagtaaaatctcagcccacataaatatatcaacaacagtgatcacaaaacggtgtataactgaacacagtagtgagatctttaaccaggtcttcccattaacacctgacctgcccagagggtcagtcaatgagctcgtcaatagcttcaatgctaacatgttaaatgtaatggacactattgctcccattaaggtgaaggttatctctggaaggaaaaagtctccatggagaaactccacactggtgaaaaaagaaaaaagagagtgtaggaaagctgagctgaacttcattcgaccatggcctgcaatgactttgccaaattcttcacagacaaaatccaaaaaattagacaagcaattggtacatcaacagcagatccaggatatgtactgtgtccaccaaaaaactgtttaaaccccatgaaacagtttgaccctattaacagcaaagacctggaggacatcttaggtcaactgaactcctcctcctgctgtttagatgtcctgccaacaagttttttcaaaaaggtctcaaagactttagagtcagacctgttacagatcgccaacttttctttattatcaggtgtgtttccagaatcactaaaaactgctgtaatcaaacctatactgaaaaaggacaatcttgacaagacacaaatgaacaactacaggccgatctcaaatctcccgtttttaagtaagatcattgaaaaagcagtttctcaaca containing:
- the masp1 gene encoding mannan-binding lectin serine protease 1 isoform X1, whose amino-acid sequence is MRLILISLLFSLGLGAQQLSLSGMYGSLCSPNFPEPYPRDMQLRWNVSVPDGFQIKLYFSHFDLEPSYLCEYDYVKVEAEGEVLALFCGKEQTDTEAVPAQQALTSPRNSLSLLFSSDFSDEERFSGFVAHYSAVDVDECSERSGEDALCDHFCHNYIGGYYCSCRYGYRLHSDNHTCRVECSSDVFRERSGVLSSIDFPAPYPKSCECLYRIEVEDGFRLRLQFDSHFDVEDHPDVSCPYDYIKIKAGSAVFGPFCGDRSPGVIQTDSNVASIVFHSDSSGENLGWRLGYTATGSQCPVPNTPPNALMNPFQSEYFFKDHILFTCEPGYHLLKDGGHLDHYQIDCRADGSWSDRPPPCHMVDCGSPKMVDMADVVFGNHDNSTLFGATVQYVCREGGVQLNTSYRCGLSGDWVDSEGRSTVPTCLPTCGQPSRPLPPQVKRIVGGRSAEPGFFPWQVLLSVEDLSRVPEDRWFGSGALLSESWVLTAAHILRSLRRDTSVVPVAADHVKVFLGLHDARDKRRATNLSVDRIFLHPDFQPNNYNNDIALLRLSERVEFNQLIRPVCLPLPHTQDDPLAPPPNSLGVVAGWGISNPNASASSSPSSTLTFDPVSDSDLEMTSDLLQYVKLPVVSQAECEASYASRSVSYNITDNMFCAGFFEGGRDTCLGDSGGAFVMEDEVSRRWAVFGLVSWGGPEECGSLRVYGVYTRVAKYVEWIQSHLHAAPWW
- the masp1 gene encoding mannan-binding lectin serine protease 1 isoform X2 gives rise to the protein MRLILISLLFSLGLGAQQLSLSGMYGSLCSPNFPEPYPRDMQLRWNVSVPDGFQIKLYFSHFDLEPSYLCEYDYVKVEAEGEVLALFCGKEQTDTEAVPAQQALTSPRNSLSLLFSSDFSDEERFSGFVAHYSAVDVDECSERSGEDALCDHFCHNYIGGYYCSCRYGYRLHSDNHTCRVECSSDVFRERSGVLSSIDFPAPYPKSCECLYRIEVEDGFRLRLQFDSHFDVEDHPDVSCPYDYIKIKAGSAVFGPFCGDRSPGVIQTDSNVASIVFHSDSSGENLGWRLGYTATGSQCPVPNTPPNALMNPFQSEYFFKDHILFTCEPGYHLLKDGGHLDHYQIDCRADGSWSDRPPPCHMVDCGSPKMVDMADVVFGNHDNSTLFGATVQYVCREGGVQLNTSYRCGLSGDWVDSEGRSTVPTCLPSPAQCGGPVQGPRGSLVRLWGPAVGVLGPHSCPHPAVPEEGHQCRSRGR
- the masp1 gene encoding mannan-binding lectin serine protease 1 isoform X3, which produces MRLILISLLFSLGLGAQQLSLSGMYGSLCSPNFPEPYPRDMQLRWNVSVPDGFQIKLYFSHFDLEPSYLCEYDYVKVEAEGEVLALFCGKEQTDTEAVPAQQALTSPRNSLSLLFSSDFSDEERFSGFVAHYSAVDVDECSERSGEDALCDHFCHNYIGGYYCSCRYGYRLHSDNHTCRVECSSDVFRERSGVLSSIDFPAPYPKSCECLYRIEVEDGFRLRLQFDSHFDVEDHPDVSCPYDYIKIKAGSAVFGPFCGDRSPGVIQTDSNVASIVFHSDSSGENLGWRLGYTATGSQCPVPNTPPNALMNPFQSEYFFKDHILFTCEPGYHLLKDGGHLDHYQIDCRADGSWSDRPPPCHMVDCGSPKMVDMADVVFGNHDNSTLFGATVQYVCREGGVQLNSPAQCGGPVQGPRGSLVRLWGPAVGVLGPHSCPHPAVPEEGHQCRSRGR
- the masp1 gene encoding mannan-binding lectin serine protease 1 isoform X4 gives rise to the protein MRLILISLLFSLGLGAQQLSLSGMYGSLCSPNFPEPYPRDMQLRWNVSVPDGFQIKLYFSHFDLEPSYLCEYDYVKVEAEGEVLALFCGKEQTDTEAVPAQQALTSPRNSLSLLFSSDFSDEERFSGFVAHYSAVDVDECSERSGEDALCDHFCHNYIGGYYCSCRYGYRLHSDNHTCRVECSSDVFRERSGVLSSIDFPAPYPKSCECLYRIEVEDGFRLRLQFDSHFDVEDHPDVSCPYDYIKIKAGSAVFGPFCGDRSPGVIQTDSNVASIVFHSDSSGENLGWRLGYTATGSQCPVPNTPPNALMNPFQSEYFFKDHILFTCEPGYHLLKDGGHLDHYQIDCRADGSWSDRPPPCHNSRRKPSSLSSIRTNHSLA